From the genome of Desulfovibrio gilichinskyi, one region includes:
- a CDS encoding OadG family protein, whose product MQEVIFSWQHVVNGNGVALSVTGMSIVFVALMLVSLYIAMLPKLASLFDKIIPPAVHHCGEQAPPASSGPVEAEIVAAAVAYLQKNKS is encoded by the coding sequence ATGCAGGAAGTGATATTCAGTTGGCAGCACGTAGTCAATGGTAACGGTGTTGCTCTTTCCGTAACCGGTATGAGTATCGTGTTTGTGGCTTTGATGCTGGTGAGTCTTTACATAGCTATGCTTCCGAAGCTGGCTAGTTTATTTGATAAGATTATCCCGCCTGCAGTTCATCACTGCGGGGAGCAGGCTCCGCCGGCTTCGTCGGGACCGGTTGAGGCTGAAATAGTCGCAGCTGCAGTGGCATATCTGCAAAAAAATAAGAGCTAG
- a CDS encoding sodium ion-translocating decarboxylase subunit beta yields the protein MDILLDFLSTTGFFQMTMGNFIMIVIGIFFIALAIIKDYEPLLLLPIGFGAIIGNIPSIAGMPLSVYDEGSVLSYLYFGVSKGIFPPLIFLGIGAMTDFSCMLSNPKLILLGAAAQMGIFATLIGALYLGFSPAEAGAIGIIGGADGPTAIFLASKLAPHLLGAIAIAAYSYMALVPVIQPPIMNLLTTKKERLIRMAPPRQVTVREKILFPVGALIITTLIAPGALVLVGMLFLGNLLKESGVTERLAETARTSLIDSVTILLGVSVGASTQAQTFLTPGSLLIFGLGAASFCVATASGVLFAKLMNLFLKEKINPLIGAAGVSAVPDSARVVQMVARKEDPHNFLLMHAMAPNIAGVLGSAVAAGVLWSVLGL from the coding sequence ATGGATATACTTCTTGATTTTCTAAGTACAACGGGCTTTTTTCAAATGACGATGGGCAATTTCATAATGATTGTCATCGGTATTTTTTTTATCGCCCTTGCAATTATAAAGGACTATGAGCCGCTTTTGCTTCTTCCCATCGGGTTCGGCGCAATTATAGGTAACATCCCTTCAATCGCGGGGATGCCTCTTAGCGTTTATGATGAAGGAAGCGTGCTCTCTTATTTATACTTCGGGGTCAGCAAAGGTATTTTCCCTCCGCTGATATTTCTTGGAATCGGAGCAATGACCGACTTTTCGTGCATGCTCTCCAACCCTAAGTTAATCCTTCTGGGTGCTGCGGCGCAGATGGGGATATTTGCAACCCTCATCGGGGCCTTGTATCTGGGATTCAGCCCGGCAGAAGCCGGCGCAATCGGGATTATCGGCGGGGCTGACGGTCCTACTGCCATATTCCTTGCTTCAAAGCTTGCACCGCACCTGCTGGGAGCTATCGCCATAGCCGCATACTCGTATATGGCTCTTGTTCCTGTTATTCAGCCTCCGATTATGAATCTGCTGACAACCAAGAAAGAACGTTTGATCCGTATGGCTCCGCCAAGACAGGTTACTGTTCGCGAGAAAATTCTTTTTCCCGTCGGAGCACTGATCATCACAACGTTAATCGCACCGGGTGCACTTGTTCTGGTGGGGATGCTTTTCTTAGGCAACCTTCTTAAGGAATCCGGTGTAACTGAGCGTTTGGCGGAAACTGCGCGTACTTCGCTTATTGATTCCGTTACTATATTGCTCGGAGTCTCAGTCGGAGCGTCAACTCAGGCTCAAACCTTTTTGACCCCCGGCAGTTTGCTGATCTTCGGTCTTGGCGCGGCGTCTTTTTGCGTCGCAACAGCAAGCGGAGTGCTCTTTGCAAAGCTTATGAACCTTTTCCTTAAAGAAAAGATCAATCCTCTTATCGGGGCTGCCGGTGTTTCAGCTGTGCCGGACTCTGCCAGAGTTGTGCAGATGGTTGCACGCAAAGAGGATCCTCATAACTTCCTGCTTATGCACGCGATGGCTCCGAATATCGCCGGTGTACTCGGTTCTGCTGTCGCAGCCGGTGTCCTCTGGTCTGTATTGGGGTTATAA
- a CDS encoding methyl-accepting chemotaxis protein — MRFNLKVKFIFSIIPLVALTIGILSWVAYSSGAGSLEKELTAAMINTREKAVSSLDFWYTAVMRDGEILPAFPEINEALTTDNYDEVELTLSKYLKDSPTYENVFLMTPDGTIKAGGKQGTAVGSNISSTSGGRVNIEKAAQNQKYMGKAYEDENGNAIYLQTFPIMQSGKLIGILGITPKISDYNNKYLKNSRIGEEGYLFMADTEGLLISHPNKDMLLKANLKDFDWGRKIMATPVGSIDYVYEGIKKRMSWQTDPKTGWYVVSTVTHNDIFKESTRMAWTLLWLGLGSVVVLSVIIILLTGKIIISPITTILELFRKIARGDLSVHAEVKGQDEIAELSSATNEMVSRISDVVREVQQASSFVESGSNELSSTSQIMSQGAAEQASSMEEISASMEEMVAGIAHNAENAQETDNMSRKAALEAERSGTAVIQTVEAMHKIAARISVVEEIARQTNLLALNAAIEAARAGEHGKGFAVVAAEVRKLAERSGVAAAEISELSSTSVEIAETAGNMLKAIVPDIQKTAELVQEITASSAEQNSGAEQINSALQQFDIAVQNSASTSEEVSASSEELQIQAENLTNAISFFHLSGNDQRSAYTRPKPGASGRKPSTPARKIIRPIKSAPSGLSLDMETELDSDSDFQRF; from the coding sequence ATGCGATTTAATTTAAAGGTAAAGTTTATTTTCTCAATTATCCCGCTGGTAGCACTTACAATCGGAATACTCTCATGGGTTGCTTACTCTTCAGGGGCAGGAAGTCTTGAAAAAGAACTTACAGCTGCAATGATCAACACGCGTGAAAAGGCTGTCTCCTCTTTAGACTTCTGGTATACTGCGGTAATGAGAGATGGGGAAATTTTACCGGCTTTTCCGGAAATTAATGAAGCTTTAACTACGGACAACTATGATGAAGTAGAGCTTACTCTCAGCAAATATTTAAAAGACTCACCAACTTACGAAAATGTCTTCCTCATGACTCCTGACGGAACAATTAAAGCAGGCGGAAAACAAGGTACAGCCGTAGGTTCTAATATATCGTCAACTTCCGGTGGACGCGTTAATATAGAAAAAGCAGCACAAAATCAAAAATATATGGGCAAAGCCTATGAAGATGAAAATGGAAATGCAATTTATCTGCAGACTTTTCCCATCATGCAATCTGGAAAACTGATCGGTATTCTCGGCATAACTCCTAAGATTTCTGATTATAACAATAAGTACCTTAAAAATTCCAGAATAGGTGAAGAGGGATATTTATTCATGGCTGACACTGAAGGTCTTTTAATCAGCCACCCTAATAAGGATATGCTATTAAAAGCCAATCTTAAAGATTTCGACTGGGGTAGAAAGATTATGGCGACCCCAGTAGGATCAATTGATTACGTCTACGAGGGAATAAAGAAACGCATGAGTTGGCAGACAGATCCTAAAACCGGCTGGTATGTCGTATCAACAGTCACTCATAATGATATTTTCAAAGAAAGCACACGCATGGCATGGACACTTTTGTGGCTGGGCCTTGGTTCAGTAGTAGTACTATCCGTAATCATTATTTTATTGACTGGGAAAATTATTATATCCCCTATTACTACAATTCTGGAGCTTTTTAGAAAAATTGCCAGAGGTGATCTTTCTGTGCACGCTGAAGTGAAAGGACAAGATGAAATAGCTGAACTTTCTTCAGCTACTAACGAAATGGTAAGCCGTATTTCAGACGTTGTACGTGAAGTGCAGCAAGCCTCATCATTCGTCGAATCCGGTAGTAATGAATTAAGCTCTACATCACAAATCATGTCTCAGGGTGCTGCAGAACAAGCCTCTTCAATGGAAGAAATTTCTGCATCAATGGAAGAAATGGTGGCCGGAATTGCTCATAATGCAGAAAATGCACAAGAGACTGACAACATGTCCCGTAAAGCCGCACTTGAAGCGGAAAGAAGCGGAACAGCTGTTATTCAGACCGTTGAAGCCATGCATAAAATTGCAGCCAGAATTTCCGTAGTTGAAGAAATTGCACGCCAAACAAACCTATTAGCACTTAATGCAGCAATCGAAGCTGCACGTGCCGGAGAGCATGGTAAAGGGTTTGCTGTTGTTGCTGCGGAAGTTCGCAAACTGGCAGAGAGAAGCGGAGTTGCAGCGGCAGAAATCAGTGAACTCTCCAGCACAAGTGTCGAGATTGCAGAAACAGCAGGTAACATGCTTAAAGCTATCGTGCCGGACATTCAAAAAACAGCTGAGCTGGTACAAGAAATTACTGCTTCCAGCGCGGAGCAGAATTCCGGTGCGGAACAAATCAACAGCGCTCTTCAACAGTTCGATATAGCTGTTCAAAATAGCGCTTCAACTTCTGAGGAAGTCAGTGCTTCATCTGAAGAACTTCAAATTCAAGCTGAAAATTTAACAAATGCAATCAGCTTCTTTCACCTTTCAGGGAATGACCAAAGATCTGCTTATACCCGCCCGAAGCCGGGAGCTTCTGGAAGAAAGCCATCAACCCCCGCGAGAAAAATTATTAGACCGATTAAATCAGCACCATCAGGTCTTTCTTTAGACATGGAAACTGAACTGGATTCTGATTCAGACTTTCAGCGGTTTTAA
- a CDS encoding biotin/lipoyl-containing protein has product MAKKKIRFMCTAFRDGFQSVYGARVKTDDFLPAVEAAREAGINWFEAGGGARFQALYFYSNEDAFDMMDRFRATAGPDADLQTLARGVNVVGLESQSSDVIKAHADLFAKHGITTIRNFDALNDVNNLIYSGQCIANAGLKHQVVVSMMELPPGCSGAHDAAFYEKTLRQILDADIPYDSVCFKDASGTSTPSKVFETVKLARKMLPADVMLNFHTHETAGIGGLCYKAAIDAGADAIDLSMAPASGGTCQTDIITMWHILRGTDYTLDIDIDKIIVAEDVFRDCMKDYFLPPEATQVDAMIPFSPMPGGALTANTQMLRDNGLMDRYPEIIRAMSEVVRKGGFGTSVTPVSQFYFQQAFNNVMFGPWEKFADGYGKMVLGYFGKTPVAPDAEIVKRASEQLGLEPTTKSPIELNDADPSKGLAPARKRLEEEGLPVTDENVFIVATCKEKGITYLKGDARIGIRYKKDVEAEQVAKLTGAASNSSSSGSGTVNVSVNGLSYAVTVNGDTATLNGKTFNIGSGDAVPAAATAGAPAGGANEPIVAPMPGLIVRLVVSPGTVVQEGQTLLTMEAMKMEIEVKAHKPGTLTSFSVTPGDQVQQGHALAQMII; this is encoded by the coding sequence GTGGCCAAGAAGAAAATTAGGTTCATGTGTACTGCATTCCGTGACGGTTTTCAGTCCGTTTACGGTGCCAGAGTGAAGACCGATGATTTCCTGCCCGCAGTTGAAGCTGCAAGGGAAGCAGGGATAAACTGGTTTGAAGCTGGCGGTGGAGCACGGTTCCAGGCTCTTTATTTTTATTCAAATGAAGATGCTTTTGATATGATGGATCGATTCAGGGCAACTGCCGGACCTGACGCAGACTTACAAACTCTGGCTCGCGGAGTTAATGTTGTAGGTCTCGAGTCTCAATCCAGTGACGTTATCAAAGCGCATGCGGATCTTTTTGCTAAACATGGTATTACTACCATCCGAAATTTTGACGCTCTTAATGACGTTAACAATCTGATTTACAGCGGTCAGTGTATTGCAAATGCCGGCTTGAAACATCAGGTTGTTGTTTCAATGATGGAACTTCCTCCGGGATGTTCCGGCGCGCATGATGCCGCATTCTATGAAAAAACTCTCCGGCAGATTCTGGACGCAGATATTCCTTATGATTCCGTCTGTTTTAAAGATGCTTCCGGAACTTCTACCCCCTCAAAAGTTTTTGAGACAGTCAAGCTTGCACGCAAAATGCTGCCTGCTGATGTGATGCTCAATTTCCATACGCATGAAACAGCCGGAATAGGTGGACTTTGTTATAAAGCTGCCATTGATGCCGGAGCTGACGCAATTGATTTATCTATGGCTCCTGCCTCCGGCGGAACCTGCCAGACCGATATTATCACTATGTGGCACATTCTGCGCGGTACAGATTATACTCTTGATATCGATATAGATAAAATTATTGTTGCTGAAGATGTTTTCCGTGACTGCATGAAGGATTACTTCCTGCCGCCTGAAGCAACACAGGTTGATGCTATGATTCCTTTCAGCCCTATGCCTGGCGGCGCGCTGACTGCGAATACTCAGATGCTCCGTGATAATGGTCTCATGGACCGCTATCCAGAAATAATCCGCGCCATGAGCGAAGTCGTGCGCAAAGGCGGTTTCGGTACTTCCGTTACACCTGTTTCCCAGTTTTATTTCCAGCAGGCATTCAATAATGTTATGTTCGGTCCTTGGGAAAAATTTGCGGATGGCTACGGTAAAATGGTTCTGGGATACTTTGGTAAAACTCCAGTTGCTCCGGATGCTGAAATTGTTAAGCGTGCTTCCGAACAACTCGGACTTGAACCTACAACTAAAAGTCCTATTGAACTTAATGATGCAGACCCTTCAAAGGGACTCGCTCCTGCTCGTAAGCGTCTTGAAGAAGAAGGTCTTCCTGTTACTGACGAAAATGTTTTCATTGTTGCGACTTGTAAGGAAAAAGGAATCACTTACCTTAAAGGTGATGCCCGTATAGGAATCCGTTACAAGAAAGACGTTGAAGCTGAACAGGTCGCCAAGCTGACAGGAGCTGCTTCCAATTCCAGTTCTTCCGGCTCTGGTACCGTCAATGTATCTGTAAACGGTTTATCGTATGCAGTTACTGTCAACGGCGATACCGCTACGCTTAATGGGAAAACTTTCAACATCGGTTCCGGAGATGCTGTTCCTGCCGCTGCAACTGCAGGCGCACCTGCCGGCGGAGCCAATGAACCTATTGTGGCTCCTATGCCCGGACTTATTGTCCGTTTGGTTGTCAGCCCGGGAACTGTCGTTCAGGAAGGTCAGACTCTGTTGACTATGGAAGCTATGAAGATGGAAATTGAAGTTAAGGCTCATAAGCCCGGAACACTGACCTCTTTTTCGGTTACACCCGGAGATCAGGTTCAGCAGGGGCACGCTTTAGCTCAGATGATCATCTAA
- a CDS encoding phosphoenolpyruvate carboxykinase (ATP), with translation MASQSTYEFYKEDLSKIPPLRAIAETLVNDKRVRKVNAAEAYLLAKTQWDVMDTDQEIYPEAAKRLGLPKGATVLNNCQGKIVGRTGQARRFYSKLNGPDQRKVLGDLREAISDMQKRPLIKAEAIIGLDKDLMIRATIVGGEDDAANIFNWLVNFTPYEELAAEYEKSAKLPIQDIIIIGDNVWRNDDPFYHNQGFPQLALVDEECNVIYNFGMRYFGERKKGTLTLAWTSGIRVGMAACHGGIKELDFSKCADENAKKIGQRSIAFFGLSGTGKSSHTNSHDNGGTLPEGFAKKVLHDDAFQIDIKNRVCRAWEPTLFDKTDSRPLGHPDWKYMVSVMNHATINVDGKILPLGQDLRNPNGRALIDRDVLGNYVNRCKFPEVLCWLMKDTCLPPIIRFTDTYLAVAMGAALMTKRNLAENVSEEELKKLVFVPYANPFRVYELWKDVEAFANVFENGATGYSFNSVGFWKSSDVNLHAIPLKTSLTLQSLILLDKLEWEDWSLLPGAQLPKRNCIEKILPGFYDTYNPQNTDNQSEYIQTLKDRFAQRRHFLEETEDLNCKPEILAKLTKVLRIKE, from the coding sequence GTGGCAAGTCAATCAACATATGAGTTTTATAAAGAAGACCTTTCTAAAATACCCCCTTTGCGGGCAATAGCAGAAACTCTTGTTAATGATAAAAGAGTAAGAAAAGTAAATGCTGCGGAAGCATACCTGCTAGCTAAAACGCAGTGGGATGTAATGGATACTGATCAGGAGATTTATCCTGAGGCTGCCAAACGCTTAGGTTTGCCTAAGGGCGCAACTGTTTTGAACAATTGCCAAGGCAAGATAGTCGGTCGCACAGGACAGGCTCGCAGGTTTTACAGTAAGCTTAATGGGCCTGATCAGCGTAAAGTGCTAGGCGACCTCAGGGAAGCTATCTCTGACATGCAGAAGCGTCCCTTGATCAAGGCTGAAGCCATAATAGGTCTAGATAAAGACCTCATGATCAGAGCGACCATTGTAGGCGGAGAGGACGATGCAGCTAATATTTTCAATTGGCTGGTAAACTTTACCCCTTACGAGGAGCTTGCCGCAGAATACGAAAAAAGTGCTAAGCTTCCTATTCAGGATATTATTATCATCGGGGATAATGTGTGGCGCAATGACGATCCTTTTTATCACAATCAGGGTTTTCCGCAGCTCGCACTTGTCGATGAAGAGTGTAACGTTATCTATAATTTCGGCATGCGTTATTTCGGTGAACGTAAGAAAGGAACTTTAACCCTTGCATGGACTTCCGGTATCCGTGTCGGTATGGCGGCTTGTCATGGCGGAATCAAGGAACTTGATTTTTCCAAGTGCGCGGATGAGAATGCAAAGAAGATAGGACAACGCTCTATTGCTTTCTTCGGACTTTCCGGTACAGGAAAATCTTCTCATACCAATTCGCATGATAACGGCGGAACACTTCCTGAAGGATTTGCAAAAAAAGTTCTTCACGATGATGCCTTTCAGATTGACATTAAGAATCGTGTCTGCCGTGCATGGGAACCGACACTGTTTGATAAGACAGATTCAAGACCACTCGGTCATCCTGATTGGAAATACATGGTTTCAGTTATGAACCATGCAACGATAAATGTTGACGGGAAAATTCTGCCTCTCGGACAGGATCTGCGTAATCCAAACGGAAGAGCCTTAATTGACCGAGATGTTTTGGGAAATTACGTCAACCGTTGTAAGTTTCCTGAAGTTTTATGCTGGCTCATGAAAGATACCTGTCTGCCGCCGATTATACGCTTTACTGATACATATCTGGCTGTAGCAATGGGCGCAGCCTTGATGACAAAGCGCAATCTTGCTGAAAATGTTTCAGAAGAAGAGCTTAAGAAGCTGGTTTTCGTCCCTTATGCCAACCCGTTCCGAGTTTATGAGCTCTGGAAAGATGTTGAAGCATTTGCAAATGTTTTTGAAAATGGCGCAACAGGATACAGTTTTAACTCAGTCGGTTTCTGGAAATCTTCTGATGTGAATCTGCATGCTATTCCGCTAAAGACATCACTGACTTTACAGTCTTTGATCCTGCTTGATAAGCTGGAATGGGAAGACTGGTCCCTTCTTCCGGGTGCGCAGTTGCCTAAACGTAATTGTATTGAAAAAATACTTCCCGGATTTTACGATACATACAATCCGCAGAACACAGATAATCAGAGTGAGTATATTCAGACTCTTAAAGATAGATTTGCCCAGCGCAGACATTTTCTTGAGGAGACCGAGGACCTTAATTGCAAGCCTGAAATATTGGCAAAGCTTACTAAGGTTCTTAGAATCAAAGAATAA